The Mammaliicoccus sciuri genome window below encodes:
- a CDS encoding IS256 family transposase produces MTQLNVNLDYEELASAIFGSDMNASMKTIAMTVINAYMEMERDKYVNAGYKQKNSGRNAQLNGYYERDFLMPIGNLTLKVPRTRDGEFTTEVFNQYSRSDQSLILAMTEAYINGVSTRNVNKIVESLTGKSVSKSTVSGVIKNLDPEIKEWAGRPIVSHQYKYVFVDAMHIKVRENNKIVSKGVYIAMGINENRKRDIIGFKISNQESELAWSEFFEDLRMRGLTTPELIISDAHSGLIKSIKSQFIDSSWQRCTFHFLKNIVERFPKKNSKEARMLLKSIFQAPTYRHAVQLKDEFIAQYESNPKYVEAIKILDEGFEDASQFYRFPAQHHKNLRTTNSVENINMQLRKREKIVKTFPNLDSAFRLIGAVLMDIQERFDKSNRPFIA; encoded by the coding sequence ATGACTCAATTAAATGTTAACTTAGATTATGAAGAATTGGCAAGTGCTATTTTTGGAAGTGATATGAATGCGTCTATGAAAACAATAGCTATGACTGTCATAAATGCATACATGGAAATGGAAAGAGACAAGTATGTTAATGCTGGATATAAACAAAAGAATTCAGGAAGAAACGCACAACTTAATGGCTATTATGAGCGTGATTTCCTGATGCCTATTGGCAATCTGACATTAAAAGTTCCAAGAACACGTGACGGTGAATTTACAACTGAAGTATTTAATCAATATTCGCGTTCTGACCAATCGCTTATTTTAGCGATGACAGAAGCATACATTAATGGTGTTTCAACTAGAAATGTTAATAAAATTGTGGAATCCCTAACGGGAAAATCTGTGTCTAAATCAACTGTTTCAGGCGTAATAAAAAACCTAGATCCTGAAATTAAAGAATGGGCTGGTAGACCTATTGTTAGTCATCAGTATAAGTATGTATTTGTTGATGCTATGCACATTAAGGTAAGAGAGAATAATAAAATTGTTTCTAAAGGTGTTTATATCGCTATGGGTATCAACGAAAATAGAAAACGCGACATTATTGGCTTTAAAATTTCTAATCAAGAGTCAGAATTAGCTTGGTCAGAGTTTTTTGAAGACTTAAGAATGCGTGGTTTAACAACACCTGAACTTATTATCTCTGATGCGCATTCTGGACTTATTAAATCTATTAAGTCACAGTTTATTGATTCATCTTGGCAACGTTGTACATTCCATTTTCTTAAAAATATTGTAGAGAGATTTCCTAAAAAGAACTCTAAAGAAGCTAGAATGTTACTTAAATCAATATTCCAAGCACCAACATATCGTCACGCTGTTCAGCTCAAAGATGAATTCATTGCACAATATGAAAGTAATCCTAAGTATGTGGAAGCTATTAAAATATTGGATGAAGGCTTCGAAGATGCCTCACAATTCTATAGATTTCCTGCTCAACATCATAAAAATCTAAGAACTACTAATTCAGTTGAAAATATTAATATGCAACTCAGAAAACGAGAAAAAATAGTTAAAACATTCCCTAATCTAGATTCAGCTTTTAGATTAATTGGCGCAGTACTTATGGATATTCAAGAAAGATTTGATAAGTCTAACAGACCATTTATCGCTTAA
- a CDS encoding tubby C-terminal domain-like protein has protein sequence MSHYHFKENFFGASTKPIEVYDEHNNPAFILSLYYTSTRQETFALLGRKKHNFIIEFEGGSFKVIQERSIEGKLKTPFKTVWEVFKNDTKIGTFETKIGFKPRIIFNGEKNDTLLFESGFISRSVKVTDESNNLVMETKSERFKIASNHDIEIINSQYHPAMLIMLFQVFFEYQEYQRSKSN, from the coding sequence ATGTCACATTATCATTTCAAAGAAAATTTTTTCGGTGCATCAACAAAACCAATCGAAGTCTATGATGAACACAATAATCCTGCATTTATACTAAGCTTATATTATACATCCACTAGACAAGAAACATTTGCGTTATTAGGGAGAAAAAAACATAATTTTATAATCGAATTTGAAGGTGGATCTTTTAAAGTGATACAAGAAAGATCGATAGAAGGAAAGTTAAAGACACCTTTTAAAACTGTTTGGGAAGTATTTAAGAACGATACTAAAATAGGCACATTCGAAACAAAAATTGGATTCAAACCAAGAATAATATTTAATGGTGAAAAAAACGATACTTTATTATTTGAATCCGGATTTATCTCTAGATCTGTTAAAGTCACAGACGAATCAAATAACTTAGTCATGGAGACAAAGTCTGAAAGATTTAAAATTGCATCCAATCATGATATTGAAATTATTAATTCACAATATCATCCTGCAATGTTAATCATGTTATTCCAAGTATTTTTTGAGTATCAGGAATATCAAAGAAGTAAATCTAATTAA
- a CDS encoding LLM class flavin-dependent oxidoreductase codes for MKFELGLSSFAEISPINGVDKPFPAHERINQIVEEIKLVDQVGLDVYGLGEHHREDYAVSDPVTVLAAAASQTQNIRLSSAVTVLSSDDPVRVYQRFATLDAISNGRAEIMAGRGSFIESFPLFGYDLKDYDLLYKEKLDLLMQINENETVTWQGQTRAAIDHLKVFPRAVQDKLPIWLATGGNPESSMRAGKLGLPITYAIIGGAPSRFKRNVAMYKAVAESNGFDTSKLPVATHSWCYIAETDEKAVEEYYPSSAYVINQLGRERGWPPYSMEKFEQEIVHGALFVGSPETVAAKIIKLHEDLGINRFMLHLPVGSMPHEKVLKSIQLLGERVKPIVDEYMKNKEEIK; via the coding sequence ATGAAATTTGAATTAGGATTATCATCATTTGCTGAAATCTCTCCAATTAATGGTGTGGATAAACCTTTCCCTGCACACGAAAGAATTAATCAAATCGTTGAAGAAATTAAGTTAGTTGATCAAGTAGGATTAGATGTTTATGGTTTAGGGGAACACCATAGAGAAGATTATGCAGTATCAGATCCAGTTACAGTATTAGCAGCTGCGGCTAGTCAAACTCAAAATATTAGATTGTCATCAGCTGTAACAGTATTATCATCTGATGACCCTGTTAGAGTATATCAAAGATTTGCTACATTAGATGCGATTAGTAACGGTAGAGCAGAAATTATGGCAGGTAGAGGATCATTTATTGAGTCGTTTCCACTTTTCGGATATGACTTAAAAGATTACGACTTACTATATAAAGAGAAATTAGATTTATTAATGCAAATTAATGAAAATGAAACTGTAACTTGGCAAGGACAAACAAGAGCTGCAATTGATCATTTAAAAGTATTTCCAAGAGCAGTTCAAGATAAATTACCTATTTGGTTAGCAACTGGAGGTAATCCAGAATCTTCTATGAGAGCAGGAAAATTGGGATTACCTATCACTTATGCTATTATAGGAGGGGCGCCAAGTCGTTTTAAACGTAATGTAGCAATGTACAAAGCTGTTGCTGAATCAAATGGTTTTGATACATCTAAATTACCTGTAGCGACACACTCATGGTGTTACATTGCTGAAACTGATGAAAAAGCTGTGGAAGAATATTATCCATCAAGTGCATATGTTATAAATCAATTAGGCCGAGAACGTGGATGGCCACCGTATTCGATGGAAAAATTCGAACAAGAAATAGTTCATGGTGCATTGTTTGTTGGAAGTCCTGAAACAGTTGCAGCTAAAATTATTAAACTGCATGAAGATTTAGGTATTAATCGATTTATGTTACATTTACCAGTGGGCTCTATGCCACATGAAAAAGTATTAAAATCTATTCAACTATTAGGTGAACGAGTTAAACCGATTGTAGATGAATATATGAAAAATAAGGAGGAAATTAAGTAA
- a CDS encoding DoxX family protein: protein MLRYLLNVYVGKQIFDSSQPKVKDDDGMAQQFEEGFGLSRNAMKLAGGLELVGSIFLFLSACNKSLSRLGSVLVASVMTVAAYKHYEAGHGFKGAKHALTLLGLSALSFVDTLGKKK from the coding sequence ATGTTAAGATATTTATTAAATGTATATGTAGGTAAACAAATTTTTGATTCAAGTCAACCAAAAGTGAAAGACGACGACGGTATGGCTCAACAATTCGAAGAAGGATTCGGACTTTCAAGAAATGCTATGAAATTAGCTGGTGGACTTGAATTAGTAGGTTCTATCTTCCTATTCTTAAGTGCTTGCAACAAATCTTTATCAAGATTAGGTTCAGTACTTGTAGCTTCAGTTATGACAGTTGCAGCATATAAACATTATGAAGCTGGACATGGCTTTAAAGGTGCTAAACATGCTTTAACACTTTTAGGTTTATCTGCATTAAGTTTCGTTGATACATTAGGTAAGAAAAAATAA
- a CDS encoding transcriptional regulator, SarA/Rot family, with the protein MSKAVQNLKEKGLISKKRNDQDERTVAIQVSKIQHKKIKKLLMEIEAEIL; encoded by the coding sequence ATTTCAAAAGCCGTACAAAACTTAAAAGAAAAAGGGCTTATTTCTAAGAAAAGAAATGATCAGGATGAGAGAACTGTCGCTATTCAAGTATCTAAAATCCAACATAAAAAGATAAAAAAATTATTAATGGAAATTGAAGCTGAAATACTATAA
- a CDS encoding C39 family peptidase — protein MGELLNVKPKSQLFPIPMVMGCEGTASSMLLNFYNKDINATTIMSKWPTHSDNPEKGYVGNHFLIKFGHHQTIFPNVLAEFLNRYDSEIIDGTGTELEDLEKIIDKGHPVVIYHTTLGAKSIRKIFKIGDKGKSYVTNIHVTLLIGYDEEYYYYIDPLWKQILGYAYIPALWPSKSQIIKMKKNKMKMSYNTPGKMCIYKKL, from the coding sequence ATGGGCGAATTATTAAATGTTAAACCTAAAAGTCAATTATTTCCTATCCCAATGGTTATGGGGTGTGAGGGTACAGCAAGTTCAATGTTGCTTAATTTCTATAATAAAGATATTAATGCAACGACTATTATGAGTAAGTGGCCAACACATTCAGATAACCCAGAAAAGGGATATGTAGGCAATCATTTTCTAATCAAATTTGGCCATCATCAAACTATTTTTCCAAATGTACTTGCAGAATTTCTAAATAGATATGATTCTGAAATTATTGATGGTACTGGTACTGAACTTGAAGATCTAGAGAAGATAATCGATAAAGGTCATCCGGTTGTAATATATCATACGACATTAGGAGCTAAATCGATTCGTAAAATTTTTAAAATCGGTGATAAAGGTAAATCCTATGTTACAAACATCCATGTAACTTTATTAATTGGATATGATGAGGAGTATTACTATTATATAGATCCTTTATGGAAGCAAATACTAGGATATGCATATATTCCAGCTTTATGGCCATCCAAATCACAAATTATCAAAATGAAAAAAAATAAAATGAAGATGAGTTATAATACGCCAGGAAAAATGTGTATTTATAAAAAACTATAA
- a CDS encoding DUF6583 family protein gives MSTKLKLLIIGIVVAFLAIVGIGGAATYYFLTNTPKNTYLLSEQESAKSWKEYFNDRFENETEFQDKMKDESYETSLKFGAEVSDSLVSQLGIPKSVIDSTNIVFNVGHDPKAKNSKLGIEPTIADNKIGNFQWSADKNNQYLETPLFKDIYKVKNNEIKKGIEKATGESLDSADGQEITNDSLNLNTILSSSQISQDQIDKISKRYSDLFVDQLDDDNFEKDKEKVKIFDDEKELKKVTMNLSEKDTKKIVVAILEEAKKDEDIKNIVEKQGNVKEYDKEIKDLLKKAKDEDVKNYPKVKSIIYVDGKEILKRDLTITNKDNEKVRIQGTNVIDDGVQVDYKVSAPGEDGGLTLKGKSTGKDEISDKYDLEIKENSYSTTTLKLDNKSKVDGDKRTDKGKVTIAPSSGQSLDLNYDHNLTTDTKNNQQKQKLNVDFDVNGENIKLIMDGKTELKKDIKFKKDGAIDFNTLSDSEVDDLTKEIEDKLQDLGEDLAKDIQ, from the coding sequence ATGTCTACTAAATTAAAGTTACTAATTATAGGAATTGTAGTAGCCTTTCTTGCAATAGTAGGAATTGGTGGCGCAGCAACATATTATTTTCTAACAAATACACCAAAGAATACATATTTATTAAGTGAACAAGAATCAGCAAAATCTTGGAAAGAGTACTTTAACGACAGATTTGAAAATGAAACTGAATTCCAAGATAAAATGAAAGATGAATCTTATGAAACTTCATTGAAATTTGGAGCAGAAGTATCAGATTCATTAGTTTCTCAATTAGGCATTCCAAAGTCAGTTATTGACTCAACGAATATTGTATTCAATGTTGGGCATGATCCTAAAGCGAAAAACTCTAAACTAGGTATTGAACCTACAATTGCAGACAACAAGATTGGTAACTTCCAATGGAGCGCAGACAAAAATAATCAATATTTAGAAACACCATTATTTAAAGACATATATAAAGTAAAAAATAATGAAATTAAAAAAGGAATCGAAAAAGCTACTGGTGAATCATTAGATTCAGCAGATGGACAAGAAATCACAAATGATTCTTTAAATTTAAATACGATCTTATCTAGCTCTCAAATCTCTCAAGATCAAATCGACAAGATCTCAAAAAGATATAGTGACTTATTTGTTGATCAATTAGATGATGATAACTTTGAAAAAGACAAAGAAAAAGTTAAGATTTTTGATGATGAAAAAGAATTGAAAAAAGTAACAATGAACTTAAGTGAAAAAGATACTAAGAAAATCGTTGTAGCAATTCTTGAAGAAGCTAAAAAAGATGAAGATATTAAAAACATCGTAGAAAAACAAGGTAATGTAAAAGAGTATGATAAAGAAATTAAAGATTTATTGAAAAAAGCTAAAGACGAAGATGTAAAGAATTATCCTAAAGTTAAATCAATCATTTATGTAGATGGTAAAGAAATCTTGAAACGTGACTTAACAATTACAAATAAAGATAATGAAAAAGTTAGAATTCAAGGTACAAATGTGATTGATGATGGCGTTCAAGTAGATTATAAAGTATCAGCACCTGGTGAAGATGGTGGACTTACACTTAAAGGTAAATCAACTGGTAAAGATGAAATTAGCGATAAATATGATTTAGAAATCAAAGAAAATTCATACTCTACAACAACGCTAAAATTAGATAATAAATCTAAAGTTGATGGAGACAAACGTACAGATAAAGGTAAAGTGACGATTGCACCATCTAGCGGTCAAAGCCTCGATTTAAATTACGACCATAATTTAACAACAGACACTAAAAACAATCAACAAAAACAAAAATTAAATGTTGATTTTGATGTGAATGGTGAAAATATTAAATTAATTATGGATGGTAAAACTGAACTGAAAAAAGACATTAAATTCAAGAAAGATGGCGCGATTGACTTTAATACATTATCAGACTCAGAAGTTGATGATTTAACTAAAGAAATAGAAGATAAGCTACAAGATTTAGGAGAAGATCTTGCGAAAGATATTCAATAA
- a CDS encoding ABC transporter permease has product MSTIKLFNIYHSFLIKKWYLIAYILLLFLAVLAIMIGVNQVNEKDQAFTIGIVDKDQSKETKLILNAIGDGQSLGNDLSIKHYNEEKARQLLAKKKIDGYFVFKDGMTKAFYKNGELPIVVNTYDKQSVESIIILQLTDSVYSRLMLSMGGAMSYTSLYPSASENELLTMMTDMLFTGLNRSGSFDDEPIKVFDTFSYYTISTYFVSIFFFFFSIFSILKMNQKDALKERLSMYHFSYEKLTIVRGVFSLFYTTLWSILGLWVIIHFLKPEFEMYNIGQLSLDIAYYLVVIFLVFLFIDIAFRNILNYLFKVLLTLVILLLSGAVIPIIYLKSLSAGMIEALPFSIVFNQLVELLLNNYIIDTHPMYYWHLGIMLVLVISALYWRYRR; this is encoded by the coding sequence ATGTCGACAATAAAATTGTTCAACATATACCACTCTTTTTTAATTAAAAAGTGGTATTTGATTGCATATATTTTATTATTATTTTTAGCTGTGTTGGCTATTATGATTGGGGTTAACCAAGTAAACGAAAAAGATCAGGCGTTTACAATTGGAATTGTAGATAAAGACCAATCTAAAGAAACAAAGTTAATTTTAAATGCGATAGGTGATGGGCAATCACTCGGAAATGATTTGTCTATTAAACATTATAATGAAGAGAAAGCACGACAACTATTAGCAAAAAAGAAAATAGATGGCTACTTTGTCTTTAAAGATGGTATGACAAAAGCATTTTATAAAAATGGTGAGTTGCCAATAGTTGTGAATACATATGATAAACAATCAGTTGAAAGTATTATTATTTTACAGTTAACAGATTCGGTCTATAGCCGGTTAATGTTGTCGATGGGTGGGGCGATGTCATATACATCTCTTTATCCTAGTGCATCCGAAAATGAATTGTTAACGATGATGACGGATATGTTATTTACTGGGTTAAATAGAAGTGGATCCTTTGATGATGAGCCTATCAAAGTATTTGATACGTTCAGCTATTATACAATTTCAACTTATTTTGTATCTATCTTTTTCTTTTTCTTTTCAATTTTTAGCATTTTAAAAATGAATCAAAAAGATGCATTAAAAGAACGATTAAGTATGTATCATTTCTCTTATGAAAAGTTAACAATTGTAAGAGGTGTGTTTAGTCTTTTCTATACAACACTTTGGAGCATACTTGGTTTATGGGTCATCATACATTTTCTTAAACCAGAATTCGAAATGTATAATATTGGGCAACTTAGCTTAGATATTGCTTATTATTTAGTCGTGATATTTTTAGTATTTCTGTTTATAGATATTGCGTTTAGAAATATATTAAATTATTTGTTCAAAGTTTTATTAACGTTAGTAATATTATTGTTATCTGGTGCTGTGATTCCAATCATTTATTTGAAAAGTTTGAGTGCAGGAATGATTGAGGCATTACCGTTTTCAATTGTGTTTAATCAGCTAGTAGAATTGCTTTTAAATAATTACATCATCGACACACATCCAATGTATTATTGGCATTTAGGTATTATGCTTGTATTAGTAATTTCTGCTTTGTATTGGAGGTATCGCCGATGA
- a CDS encoding ABC transporter permease, whose amino-acid sequence MKSIFHLVVKKQWKQYLTLVALLLITIMIIVGVQASSNQLFKMPIAVQDLDESQSSKELVHTLEQTKYLEVIHLPKNEAYIEDVIQKKQAIISLQIPDDFSERLKENRLRDSIPLYYKDDFIGEIALEVTSKDLFKQQIPVIIEDHLKKSK is encoded by the coding sequence ATGAAATCAATCTTTCATTTAGTTGTTAAAAAGCAATGGAAACAATATTTAACTTTAGTGGCGTTACTGTTAATAACTATAATGATCATTGTAGGTGTTCAAGCATCCAGCAATCAATTATTTAAAATGCCAATAGCAGTTCAAGATTTGGATGAATCCCAATCTTCAAAAGAGCTAGTGCATACTTTAGAGCAAACTAAATATTTAGAAGTTATACATTTACCAAAGAATGAGGCATATATTGAAGATGTTATTCAAAAAAAGCAAGCAATCATAAGCTTACAAATACCTGATGATTTTAGTGAACGATTAAAAGAAAATCGTTTGCGTGATAGCATTCCGTTATATTACAAAGATGATTTCATTGGAGAAATTGCTTTAGAAGTGACGAGTAAAGATTTATTCAAACAACAAATACCCGTCATTATTGAAGATCATTTAAAGAAATCTAAATAA
- a CDS encoding ABC transporter ATP-binding protein, with translation MVTIEHLSKKYKDKEIFHDFNTTFKDKTLTVLLGENGAGKSTLLRMITALENPDSGDIRYFGKKLNNKKIKEIIGYIPQDIALFEHMTVNENIEFFKALNKQPISSELIEDYCNQLNLYERKAKISSLSGGTKRKVNLLIGLLGNPSILILDEPTVGIDLKSRFDIHKLLNHLKTTRLIILTTHHLDEVESLADEIKLIGKDPFYRNILTDKSWTFEDSLVL, from the coding sequence ATGGTTACAATAGAGCATTTATCAAAGAAGTATAAAGATAAAGAAATTTTCCATGACTTTAATACAACATTTAAAGATAAAACACTTACTGTATTGTTAGGGGAAAATGGTGCAGGTAAGTCGACATTACTAAGAATGATTACAGCATTAGAAAATCCAGATAGTGGAGATATCCGTTATTTTGGAAAAAAGTTAAACAATAAAAAAATCAAAGAAATCATAGGTTATATACCTCAAGATATTGCATTATTTGAACATATGACAGTAAATGAAAATATAGAATTTTTTAAAGCATTAAATAAACAACCTATATCTTCAGAACTTATAGAAGATTATTGTAATCAGTTAAATTTATATGAAAGAAAAGCAAAAATTTCTTCGCTTTCTGGAGGAACAAAACGTAAAGTTAATTTATTAATCGGACTGCTCGGAAATCCAAGTATATTAATTTTAGATGAACCAACAGTAGGTATTGATTTGAAATCCAGATTTGATATTCATAAATTATTAAACCATTTAAAAACAACAAGACTCATTATATTAACAACTCACCATTTAGATGAAGTCGAAAGCTTAGCAGATGAAATTAAGTTAATCGGTAAAGATCCATTCTATAGAAATATATTAACCGATAAATCTTGGACATTTGAAGACAGTCTTGTATTGTGA
- a CDS encoding DMT family transporter codes for MQNKQLKGTLLVMLGATFWGLGGTVTEKLFTEYHLPVSLFVAERLILSGFFLLLIAKLIQKHPLTNIFRVKHSLFQLIIYALFGMLGVQYTFMATIDKGNVAIATLLQFLAPVVILLYLLITRKSKFRITDIIIIACSLFGTSLLLTNGDYATLSVPPNAIVWGLLTACAAAFYTVYAVKLFLNWPSLVVIGWSMFIGGIALSIINLDFSFPWHLLDVQGVIYFIFVITFGTMFAFWMYLESVKYISPQTTALFGVLEPVTAVISSVLWLKVPFGLWQLIGMIVILVVVLYMSVGMKPRRKKVIQTDQL; via the coding sequence GTGCAAAACAAACAACTAAAAGGTACTTTATTAGTGATGCTTGGCGCTACTTTTTGGGGATTAGGTGGAACAGTTACTGAAAAGTTATTTACAGAATATCATTTACCTGTTTCATTATTTGTAGCTGAAAGATTAATATTAAGTGGATTTTTCCTTTTGCTCATTGCAAAATTAATTCAGAAACATCCTTTAACAAATATATTTAGAGTCAAACATTCATTATTTCAATTGATTATTTATGCTTTATTCGGCATGTTAGGTGTGCAATACACATTTATGGCGACCATTGATAAAGGTAATGTTGCGATCGCTACTTTGTTACAATTTTTAGCACCAGTCGTCATATTACTTTATTTATTAATTACTAGAAAAAGTAAGTTTAGAATAACAGATATTATCATTATTGCGTGTTCACTATTTGGAACGAGCTTATTATTAACAAATGGTGATTATGCCACATTATCAGTCCCTCCAAATGCTATCGTTTGGGGATTATTAACAGCTTGTGCAGCTGCTTTTTATACTGTATATGCTGTTAAATTATTTTTAAATTGGCCATCTCTTGTTGTTATCGGTTGGTCAATGTTTATAGGCGGTATTGCACTTTCAATTATTAACTTAGACTTTTCATTTCCTTGGCATTTATTAGATGTTCAAGGTGTGATTTATTTCATCTTTGTGATCACTTTCGGAACGATGTTTGCTTTTTGGATGTATTTAGAAAGCGTGAAGTATATTAGCCCACAAACAACTGCATTATTTGGTGTACTTGAACCCGTAACAGCAGTTATATCTTCAGTTCTATGGTTAAAAGTACCATTTGGATTGTGGCAACTTATTGGCATGATTGTCATCTTGGTTGTCGTACTATATATGTCAGTAGGCATGAAACCAAGACGTAAAAAAGTCATACAAACAGATCAATTATAA
- a CDS encoding YbaN family protein — translation MKFVFISVGILATILGFAGAVLPLLPTTPFILLAVFCFAKSSDKFHSWLVSTKVYKEYVEDFQKYRGYTLKKKFELLISVYIVVGFSIWMVDHLYIRIGLCVMLFFQTVVLFTFVKTLPSKNKS, via the coding sequence ATGAAATTTGTATTCATATCAGTTGGTATACTTGCTACTATATTAGGATTTGCTGGCGCTGTATTGCCGTTATTACCTACAACACCTTTTATATTATTAGCAGTATTTTGTTTTGCTAAAAGTTCAGATAAATTCCATAGTTGGTTAGTAAGCACAAAAGTTTATAAAGAATATGTAGAAGATTTTCAAAAATATAGAGGGTACACATTAAAAAAAAAATTCGAACTGCTTATAAGTGTATATATCGTAGTAGGTTTTTCAATTTGGATGGTCGATCATCTTTATATTCGCATAGGTCTTTGCGTCATGTTATTCTTCCAAACTGTTGTATTATTCACTTTTGTTAAAACTTTACCAAGTAAAAATAAATCATAA
- a CDS encoding ABC transporter substrate-binding protein, whose amino-acid sequence MKKLLVLIMALALVVAACGNKSDEKESNSKTKSSKDTVSYKLDDGKKIDIPKNPKRIVVLAPSYVGGLLHLGVKPVGVPASTDQTPILKDRIKGIEKVSEDNVEQVAKLKPDLIITYNADKNLKKYNKIAPTIPYDYAKHNYLDMQVELGKLVGKEDKAKEWVAKWKKETSKDGKEIRDKIGEDTTVSVIEAFQKDIYTYGENWGRGTEVLYQAFGLAMPESIEKDVKKDGWKKISQEEIEKYSGDYLFLPVTKGQAKPEFTKTESWKSIPAVKNDKVIEIDAQTFWYNDPYSLEMQRKYLKDEILKKAE is encoded by the coding sequence ATGAAGAAACTTTTAGTGCTCATTATGGCTTTAGCATTAGTTGTTGCTGCTTGTGGCAATAAATCTGATGAGAAAGAGAGCAACAGTAAAACAAAATCAAGTAAAGATACAGTAAGTTATAAATTAGACGACGGTAAAAAAATAGATATCCCGAAAAACCCTAAACGTATTGTTGTATTAGCACCATCATACGTTGGTGGCTTATTACACTTAGGTGTTAAACCTGTGGGTGTACCAGCTTCTACAGATCAAACACCAATACTTAAAGATAGAATTAAAGGTATTGAAAAAGTAAGTGAAGACAATGTTGAACAAGTAGCTAAATTAAAACCAGACTTAATCATTACATATAACGCAGATAAAAACTTAAAGAAATATAATAAAATCGCTCCAACAATTCCTTACGACTATGCAAAACACAATTACTTAGACATGCAAGTAGAATTAGGTAAATTAGTTGGTAAAGAAGATAAAGCAAAAGAATGGGTAGCAAAATGGAAAAAAGAAACTTCTAAAGACGGGAAAGAAATTAGAGATAAAATCGGCGAAGATACTACAGTATCAGTTATTGAAGCATTCCAAAAAGACATATATACTTATGGTGAAAACTGGGGTAGAGGAACAGAAGTATTATACCAAGCATTCGGTTTAGCAATGCCAGAAAGCATTGAAAAAGATGTTAAAAAAGATGGATGGAAAAAAATCTCTCAAGAAGAAATTGAAAAATATTCAGGGGATTACTTATTCTTACCAGTAACAAAAGGACAAGCAAAACCAGAATTCACAAAAACTGAATCATGGAAATCAATTCCAGCAGTTAAAAATGATAAAGTCATCGAAATTGATGCACAAACATTCTGGTATAACGATCCATATTCATTAGAAATGCAACGTAAATACTTAAAAGATGAAATTCTTAAAAAAGCTGAATAA